The Blastopirellula sediminis sequence ACCGGTTGTTTCTGGGCGAGGCGAGCGGTGCGACCTTCTTCGATGCGGGTTGCCAACCACTCGACGATTTCGGCGTTCTGCTGGGCGGTCGGCAGTTCCGGTTCATCCTCCGGAGGCATCTCGCCGTTGTTGATTTTTTCGATGACTTCCAGCCAACGATTCACCGAAGGCCCATCGCCGACATCTTTGGAAAGCGTATCGACGCGGAAGTCTCCTTCCTGCAATTCGGCGCCGTGACAGCGGACGCAGTTTTTGATCAGGTACGGCTCAATCGCTTCCCCGAAAGGAGCGTGATTGGGCGATTCCGCATACGTGAACTGGGCGTTCGCGCACCCCCAGAGTATCAGCGCAAAGACGAACTGCTGAGTCAGTCGCGGCATGAGATTTTGTGGGATAAATTGGCGGGAGAAAAACGGGGGCGAGAAGGTTGGTTATAGTCCGTTTGAAGGAGCCGAGTCAAGGATTTTATGTAATCCGAACTCTTGCGAAGGAGTTTCGATTTGTTAATGGGAAGATAGGCTCCTTATAGTTTGTGTGCTATATTGTTATGGGGTGAGGGCATCAGGCGGAGATTGGTCATGGACCCAGCTATCGCGTGGATCGACTCGCAGCAAACGGCGATGGAGCGGCTGCTCATCGACTGGGCGTCGATTAACACCGGCACGTTCCATCTAGCCGGAGTGCAGCGCCTTGTTGACGAAGTTGCCGGTCAGTTTGAACCGATCGCGGAAAGTATTCTGCGGCTGCCGCTGGCCAGTCATCACGAAACCAATGCCCGCGGCGAAGCGATCGAAATGCCGCTGGGAGACGCGCTGGTGATCACGCGTCGCAGCGACGCTCCGCTGCAAGCGGTATTGGCGATCCATCTTGATACGGTCTATCCGGTCGATTCGCCGTTTCAGGCGGTTATTTGTTCGGATGAGCGAATCGAGGGCCCCGGCGTCGCCGACGCCAAAGGAGGTTTGGTCGTACTTCTCTACGCACTGCTGGCCTTCGAACACTACGTCGCAGCGACCGGCGATCAGCGACTCGGTTGGCGCGTGATTTTGAACAGTGACGAAGAGATAGGCTCTCCTTGCTCGGCCGACGTTTTCGCCAAGTATGCGGTTGGCGCTGACTTTGGCCTGGTCTACGAGCCGAGCTTGCCCAGCGGCAATCTGGTTGGCGAGCGGGGAGGCTCCGGCAATTTCGCGATCGTCGCGCGGGGAAAATCGGCACATGCGGGGCGTGAGTTCGCCGCGGGACGTAACGCCGTGATCGCCGCTGCGGAGGTCGCCCGCGAGTTGCATTCACTCAACGGACGCTGGCCCGGCGTTACGATCAACGTCGCGCGGATCGATGGCGGTTCACCTTACAACGTGGTCCCGGACGTGGCGATCGTCCGTTTCAACGTCCGTTACCCGAAGCCAGAATTGGAAGCGGAAATCTCCACAGCGATCGATCAGATTGTCGCTGGCGCTGCGGAAGGAATCACATTGACGCGGGAAGGAAGATTCTCGGCGCCGCCGAAGCTGTTTGACCCGCAATACCAGACGTTGTTGCGACAAGTCCGCGACTGTGGATTGCATCTAGGGCTCGACCTGGCGTGGGAGCGATCTGGCGGGGTCTGCGACGGCAATCGTTTGGCGGCGCTCGGCGTGCCGAACGTCGACACGCTTGGCGTTCGGGGCGGCAATATCCACTCGACTGAGGAGTTCATGTGGCGCGCCAGTCTGGCCGAGCGCGCCAAACTTTCGGCCAGTTTCCTAATTACCAAGAGTCTTGCCGGGAAATAGGCGAACTTCCCGCGATAACATTTCCACCTCTTTTCGGAGCAATACGTATAATTAATTGATAGTCAGCGTATAGGAGTCGATGGAATGGACGAGCCGAAGTTGACCGCGGATTTGTTGAAAGCGGACTGGAGAGTCGTGAAAGCGAAACGACTCCTCCGCGAGGCGCTCGCCGAACATTCCGAGAACCTGACGCGTCGCGATCCATCGCCAGAGCTAGAAGCGGACTATGCGGCGGCGCTGGAGCAGTTCGCCCAGTTGCGTGGCAATCCTCTCTACTTTCCCTTTCTCGGCAGCGGAGTCGGCCGCGGCAGTTTGGTCGAACTAGCCGACGGCAGCGTCAAGTACGACATGATCTCCGGGATCGGCGTCCATGTTTGCGGGCATAGCATGCCGGAACTGGTTGACGTGCTTACCGACGCGGTGATTGCAGATACCGTGATGCAGGGGAACTTGCAGCAGAATCGCGAGTCGCTGGAAGTGAGCGAGCGACTTGTCGCACTGGCCCGGCAGCAAGGCGCCCCGCTCGATCACTGTTTTCTAACTTCTAGCGGCGCGATGGCGAATGAGAACGCGCTGAAGATCTTGTTTCAGTATCGCCCGGGTTCGCACCGGATTTTGGCGTTCGATAACGCGTTCGCCGGACGTTCGCTCGTCTTGTCGCAAATTACCGATCGCCCGCAATATCGAGCCGGGCTGCCGGCCACCATCCCGGTCGACTTCGTGCCGTTCTTTGATCCCGATCACGCCGAAGTAAGCCAGCACGACGCGGTCGCGGCGCTCCACATGTATCTGTCGCGTTATCCCGGCGCCCATTGCGGTTTCATGATGGAACTCGTGCAAGGGGAAGGAGGCTACCGAACGGCGCCTCATTCGTTCTTCGCGGCGCTGTGCCAAGAGCTGCGTCAGGCTGGCGTCCCGATTTACTTTGACGAGATCCAGACCTTCGGCCGCACCCTGGCGCCGTTCGCCTATCAGATGCTTGAGCTGGATCAATATGCCGACATCGTCACGGTTGGCAAAATGACCCAGGTCTGCGCGACGTTGTTTGGCAATGCGATGAATCCGAAGCCGGGTCTGTTGAGTCAAACTTTTACCGCGTCGACGACGGCGCTGATCGCGGCGAAGTTCATTTTGCACAAGCTGGAACATGGCGGCTTCTACGGGCCCGATGGCCGCAACGCCCAGATTCACCGCCGGTTCTGTATCCGATTCGAAAAGCTCCATCGACAACATCCCGAACTGATTCGCGGCCCTTGGGGCGTCGGTGGGATGGTTGCATTTACGGCGCTCGACGGTTCGCCTACCGTCTCGAAACGGGTGTTGACCGAACTCTTCTCGGCCGGCGTGATCGCGTTCGCCGCCGGATCGGATCCGACTCGCATTCGATTTCTGCCGTCTCTGTTGGCGGTGACCGACGATGAGATCGATTCGGTTTGCGATATCCTGGAGCAAACCCTCCTCCGTCTTCACGAGGAATAAGGTGGGAGCCCTGTATGAGCGAAGTTCCGCTGCTTGTGGTGCGTCCGGTACGGATCGAAGATCTGGGGCAACTTAACGCGTTGGCTCATTTGACGGCGACCGGACTGACGACGCTGCCTCGCGATGAGTCGCTGATGGAAAAACGCGTAAAGCAAGCGGTGCGGACCTTCTCGCAAATGGAGGACGACTCGGCCCAGCACGAGCTGTTTCTCTTCGTGATGGAAGAGAAGCCGAGCGGGCAGATCGTCGGCACCTGCGGTATCGTACCGAAGGTAGGAGGTTTCAAGCCGTTCTACGCCTATCGATTGGGGACGGACGTTCACGAGTCGGAAACGCTGAAATTACGCTACGAACACAAGGTTCTACATCTGCTCCGCGAGCATGATGGACCGACCGAGATCGGCAGCCTGTTCTTGCGGAGCGAATATCGCGGGGGTGGAACGGGACGCGTGTTGTCCCTTTGCCGCTTTCTCTTCATGGCGAATCATCCCTCCTTGTTTGAGTCGGAAGTCATTGCCGAATTGCGAGGAGTGATCGACGACGACGGCGTCAGTCCGTTTTGGGAGGCGCTGGGGCATCACTTCTTTGGAATCGATTTTCCTAACGCCGACATGCTAAGCCTTTACAACAAAGAGTTCATCGAAAAGCTGATGCCGCGGCACCCGATTTACGTCACGCTCCTTCCCAAAGAGGCGCAAGCGTCGATCGGCGAAGTCCACCGACTGACGGCGCCGGCACGACGACTGTTGGAAGGAGAAGGTTTGCGGTGGTACGACTTGGTCGATATCTTTGAAGCGGGGCCGATCTTGCAGTGCAAGCGGGAGGAGATCCGCGCGGTCCGGGAAAGTCGCGTTGACGTGATCGCCGCGATCGATGATCACCCCGACGGGATGGGACCGTATCGCAAATGCATCGCGACGACGGTTGGCAAGTCGTTTCTTGCCGCCGGCGGTTTGCTTTACCTGCGTGAAGACGGCTTGGTGCTGGAGAAGTCGCTGGCCGCGGCGCTCGAAGTGCAGCCAGGCGAATCGGTCCGATACGTCGATCTGCGAGCGGAGGCGTAACTATGTTATTCATCGATGGCAAATGGAGACTCGGAGAGGGAGAGCCGTTCACGTCGACCAATCCGGCGAACGACCAAACGGTCTGGCGCGGCGCCGCAGCGAGTGCGGCGGATGTCGGCGAAGCGTTTGCCGCCGCCAAGAGTGCGCTCTCCGCGTGGAGCGTGAAGTCGGTCGAAGAACGCTCTCATGTGCTACGTGCCTTTGCCGAGGTTGTCCGGCTCAAACGCGACGAGTTGGCGGCGGCGATCTCCGCCGAAGTTGGCAAGCCGCGGTGGGACGCTGCGTCGGAAGTCGACGCGACGATCGGCAAGATCGACGTGACGATCGACGCCCATTTGCGTCGTCGCGCCGTCGAGACGATTGACTTGAAGGGACGCTTAGGGCGAACTTGGTATCGCCCTCTCGGCGTGGTCGCCGTTTACGGCCCTTTCAATTTTCCGGCGCATATCGCCAACGGTCAGATCGTGCCAGCGCTGTTGGCCGGCAACAGCGTTCTATTCAAGCCGAGCGAATTGACGCCGCACGTCGCGGAGTTGATGACGAAGTATTGGGGAGACGCCGGTTTGCCCCCGGGCGTTTTGAATCTGTTGCAAGGCGCGGCGCCGACTGGACGCTTAATCGCGGAACACCCTGACCTACGCGGACTCTTCTTCACCGGCAGTTTGCCGACTGGATTGAAACTGCGCGAGACGCTGGTTCATCGCCCCGAAGTTTTGCTGGCGCTGGAACTTGGGGGCAACAATCCGCTGGTGGTGATGGAACCCGATCAGAGCCTTGCGTCGCTCGATCAAGTTATTCAATCGGCGTTCATCACCTCGGGACAGCGGTGCACCTGCGTGCGGCGACTGATCCTGGTTGGAGAATGCGAACGTTTTCTCGCAGCGCTGCGTGAACAGACGGCGCAGATCGTCGTCAATTCGGCCGATGCGAATCCGGAGCCGTTCATGGGGCCGCTGATTCACGCGGCGGCGGTCAATCGGATCTTGTCGGAACAGCGGCGACTTGTCGAAGGGGGAGCCGTCGCCGTGCTGCCGAGCAAACGCTTGGCCGAAGGAGCCGCGTTTCTCTCGCCAGGGCTGATTGATGTGACGTCGT is a genomic window containing:
- a CDS encoding arginine N-succinyltransferase, with the protein product MSEVPLLVVRPVRIEDLGQLNALAHLTATGLTTLPRDESLMEKRVKQAVRTFSQMEDDSAQHELFLFVMEEKPSGQIVGTCGIVPKVGGFKPFYAYRLGTDVHESETLKLRYEHKVLHLLREHDGPTEIGSLFLRSEYRGGGTGRVLSLCRFLFMANHPSLFESEVIAELRGVIDDDGVSPFWEALGHHFFGIDFPNADMLSLYNKEFIEKLMPRHPIYVTLLPKEAQASIGEVHRLTAPARRLLEGEGLRWYDLVDIFEAGPILQCKREEIRAVRESRVDVIAAIDDHPDGMGPYRKCIATTVGKSFLAAGGLLYLREDGLVLEKSLAAALEVQPGESVRYVDLRAEA
- a CDS encoding succinylglutamate-semialdehyde dehydrogenase, with the protein product MLFIDGKWRLGEGEPFTSTNPANDQTVWRGAAASAADVGEAFAAAKSALSAWSVKSVEERSHVLRAFAEVVRLKRDELAAAISAEVGKPRWDAASEVDATIGKIDVTIDAHLRRRAVETIDLKGRLGRTWYRPLGVVAVYGPFNFPAHIANGQIVPALLAGNSVLFKPSELTPHVAELMTKYWGDAGLPPGVLNLLQGAAPTGRLIAEHPDLRGLFFTGSLPTGLKLRETLVHRPEVLLALELGGNNPLVVMEPDQSLASLDQVIQSAFITSGQRCTCVRRLILVGECERFLAALREQTAQIVVNSADANPEPFMGPLIHAAAVNRILSEQRRLVEGGAVAVLPSKRLAEGAAFLSPGLIDVTSCKSRSDEEMFGPLLQVIRVDDFDAAIAEANDTRFGLVAGLLGGDREDFERFRREVSAGLVNWNVPTTGASGRLPFGGIGWSGNYRPAGYFATDFCSVPVAGLAPSDDLPRSDA
- a CDS encoding hydrolase, producing MDPAIAWIDSQQTAMERLLIDWASINTGTFHLAGVQRLVDEVAGQFEPIAESILRLPLASHHETNARGEAIEMPLGDALVITRRSDAPLQAVLAIHLDTVYPVDSPFQAVICSDERIEGPGVADAKGGLVVLLYALLAFEHYVAATGDQRLGWRVILNSDEEIGSPCSADVFAKYAVGADFGLVYEPSLPSGNLVGERGGSGNFAIVARGKSAHAGREFAAGRNAVIAAAEVARELHSLNGRWPGVTINVARIDGGSPYNVVPDVAIVRFNVRYPKPELEAEISTAIDQIVAGAAEGITLTREGRFSAPPKLFDPQYQTLLRQVRDCGLHLGLDLAWERSGGVCDGNRLAALGVPNVDTLGVRGGNIHSTEEFMWRASLAERAKLSASFLITKSLAGK
- a CDS encoding aminotransferase class III-fold pyridoxal phosphate-dependent enzyme, which gives rise to MDEPKLTADLLKADWRVVKAKRLLREALAEHSENLTRRDPSPELEADYAAALEQFAQLRGNPLYFPFLGSGVGRGSLVELADGSVKYDMISGIGVHVCGHSMPELVDVLTDAVIADTVMQGNLQQNRESLEVSERLVALARQQGAPLDHCFLTSSGAMANENALKILFQYRPGSHRILAFDNAFAGRSLVLSQITDRPQYRAGLPATIPVDFVPFFDPDHAEVSQHDAVAALHMYLSRYPGAHCGFMMELVQGEGGYRTAPHSFFAALCQELRQAGVPIYFDEIQTFGRTLAPFAYQMLELDQYADIVTVGKMTQVCATLFGNAMNPKPGLLSQTFTASTTALIAAKFILHKLEHGGFYGPDGRNAQIHRRFCIRFEKLHRQHPELIRGPWGVGGMVAFTALDGSPTVSKRVLTELFSAGVIAFAAGSDPTRIRFLPSLLAVTDDEIDSVCDILEQTLLRLHEE